A stretch of DNA from Candidatus Binatia bacterium:
CGCGAAAAAGCTCCGTTGCGGGGCGTCTTGGCGACGCGGAGGGCGGGCTGGAAATGGCCGCGTTTTAAGATGAGGCGGGGTTGCGCCCCCCACAGGGCGGCCACCCAACTCACCCCCTAGCGACCACGGCTTCATCGCACCGGCAATTTCTGACGCGGTTCCCATGACGTTACCGCGCGTCCATTCCGCCGTACTTGCAAAAACCGCATTTCCGGCACGACCAGACACGTCAACGCGTTGCCATAAACGAGCCCCGTATCGATTCCGATTTTGTATGGCCAATGCAAGAAGGGCTCGCGCATGGGCGTGTGGCCAAACACCACCGTGCAGCCAAAATCATGCGTGGCGTGAATCCACTCTTGGCGAATCCAGAGCATGTCTTCCTCGTGCTGTTGATCGAGGGAGCGTCGTGGGTCGAACCCCGCGTGGACACAGAGAAAATCTCCCCAGCGAAATGTCAATTGCAGTGCCCCGAAAAATGCGCGGTGTTCTGCCGGAAGCGCCTCCCACGCGCCGATTCCTTTGCGACCCTGGAGGCCGTAACTGTTTAGGGTACTCTCGCCCCCGTTAAACAGGAATGCGTCCCCGAAATGCCCGCGCTGCCCGAGATAATCCAAGAACATGTCCTCGTGGTTGCCCTTGAGGAACACACACCGGCAGCCAGACCTCTCCAACGCCAACAGGCGTTCCACCACTCCCCGTGCATCGGGCCCCCGATCAATGTAGTCTCCGAGGCATACGACGGTATCGTCTGGCGTGGCGGAGATCTCGTTCAACAGAACGTCCAGTTCCGCCGAGCAACCGTGAAGATCGCCAATGATAAAAGCCCGCAAAGATTTCATTTTCCTGAGTGCGCTCAAGCCTGCAGAGCCTGCTTCAGCACGTCCTGCCGTTCTACCACCTCCAGCGCAGCCCGATACGGGTCGACCTCACCTCGACGGAGGCGATCGAAAACTTCGGTAAAAGCCCCACGCTCCGCGGCTGCGCTTAGTCGCCGCCCAACCTCCTCCTGGAGCGCCCGCAAGAACTCTTCCTGTCTGGCAGCAGCATTCGTTCGTGCTCGCGCGCCCGTTTTTTCTCGCCAGGAGCGGTGTTCGAAAACCTTCTCCACTAAATCATTCACGCCCTCGCCGGTTACCGCTTTGGTCAACAGTACGGGTACGGGCCATCCCTGGGCCGGACGCAATTGAAGCATAGTCTCCAGCTCCGTCTTGATTCGGTTCGCCCCCTCGCGGTCTGCTTTGTTCACGACGAAAATGTCCGCAATTTCCAAAAGTCCGGCCTTCATCGTTTGGATGGTGTCTCCGGCTTCGGGTACCAGAACCACCACGGTCGTATCTGCAATCCGCATGATGTCGAGTTCTGTCTGCCCGACACCCACCGTCTCGATCAAAATGAAGTCTTTCCCGAATGCATCCAGCAACTCGACGATTTGGCGGGTCGCGCGCGCCAGCCCTCCATGGCTACCGCGGGTACTCATACTACGGATAAAGACGGATTCGTCGAGGTAGTGTGCCTGCATGCGGATGCGATCTCCCAGAACAGCACCGCCAGAGAACGGGCTCGATGGATCGACGGCTACGATCCCGACGGAGTATCCTCGTGCCCGCAGGGCTCCAGTGAAGCGATCTACAAGGGTCGACTTTCCCGCTCCGGGCGGCCCGGTGAATCCCACGACGTAAGCTCTGCCACAGCGTTGGTGGACGCGACTCAAAATCACATTCGTTGCCGGGTGCCCATTTTCCACGAGCGTCATCAACCTGGCCAGCGCCCGCCGGTCTCCCGCCAACATTTGATCTACGAGTTTTTCCACGTTCATGACGGCCACAAGTTGCTTGTACTCCACCACCCCGCCCCGAGCAACGAACACCCGTTGTTACCGGGTCTTCCGCGCACCGCTTGCCCCTTGCCGGAGCGACCTGCTAGCCGAACGCCGTGCGCATTTGGAGAAGCTCCACGTTTTGGTGTGGCGTCGCGTTGGTCGTTTTAGGGATCGGCAACTGGATCATTGGCCGAGACAAAATGGAAGACCACCGGCGGCTCTTGCGTAGCGCAGAAACTCAGGCCGTGCTCACGCCCCCTGATGGGTTCGAGGAACTGACGGTGCGGACCAATGCAAGTTTGTTGCGCCCCTTCCGCTTGTCATCCGGCAGGGTGACGGCGCTGCAACAAAAACTCGAATTTTACCGCGTTGTCGAAGCCGGAGGCCGGCTTTTGTGTCTCACTGGCGTCATGTTGGTGGCACTTGCAGCCTTGCGCGTTCCGCGACCACACAAGGAGTTGCCGTCCGGGGCGCGAGAGGCTGGCCGCTAGCCTAGCGGCTCAATCGGCGGAGCGCTTTGACACGAATTCGGAACTCGAGCCTCTCCGCCTTGTTGGCCGCGAGAGCCCGCTTTCCGTTACGAACCGATTCCCGGTTCCAACCCATCTTCACCGGCACCCTCCGGCACGGCCAGCTCTGGAACTCGATCAAAGCGACTTGTCGTTACTTTCGTTCTCTACTGAAGGCGGGTTTGGCCCGCCGGGATCTTGCCCGCCCAACACTTCGCTCTCGGCGGCAAACACTTTCAAGACGGAAACGCGCAACCCTTTGGAAGTCCAACTGACGTCGAACCCGACCTCCATTCCTGGCCGGAGCGAGTCATAATTGTCGGCACCAATCACACGGACCAGCGGCCACTCGAAGGGAATTCGCCGTCCTGTCGAGATCGATTCCACAACGCCTGCTTTCGACCCAGGGCGCAGCTTCACGATGCGCCCCACGTAAAAGTTGTCCCTCAGGCCCTCACCCCATTGATCCGACGAGCTGCCCATCACCGCAAGCCAGGCGCTGCCAGCCGTGCAACCTCGTTGATTCGCTCGACACCGACCCGCGCGACGAAATCCGCAAACGGTTCCGCCCCCTGGCGTTCGGAGCGAAATAGCTCGGCGATCGCCCGCACAACCTTCGGTACTTCGCCTGCAGGGAACTTTCCCACCACACGTCGGCCAACCGCGGCACCGTCCTCGCCCAGCCGCGCGCCAACGAGCATCGAGTAGTAGGGCCGATGTTGCCCGTCTGCTTCAGGTAAGGACATCCCCGTCAAGCCGATGTCTCCCACGTGGTGTTGGCCGCAAGCGTTCGGACAGCCGCTAATTCGAATCCGAAACACTCCCAGGTCTCGGATTAACGGCCCGGCCTCGGACAATTCTTGCCGGAGCACCTCCGCCATGCCCATAGACCGCCCTACGGCCAAACTGCAGTAGTCCGCCCCGGGGCATGATACGACGTCCGTAATGTGCAGTGCATCCGGGGCCCCCAAATCCATTTCCACCAAAGAGCGCCAGACCTGCTCGACACGATCCCCAGGAACCCACGGTAGAAACAAATTCTGGTCGTTCGAAGCCCGTAACTCCCCGGCCCCGTGCTCCCGGGCCAACGCAGCCAACCGACGCATCTGGTCGCTCGTCAAGTCTCCCAAGGGCAATTGAACCGTCAGGCCGAAATACCCGGCCTGTTTTTGGACGAAGACGTTCGTCTCCAGCCACCTGGCAAACTCGCCACTCCTGCGGGTCGGCAGTTCCGCCGGTGGGTGCACCGGCTTGCGGATGGGATAAGCAGCCAGCATCTCTCCGAGCTCGGAGCGCAAGCGGTCGCCAAACTCGTTCTGCACCTGCGCAAACGTGGCCTCAACCTCTTGACGAAATTGCTCCAACCCGAGGCGCTGCACAACGTATTTCATCCTCGCCTTCTTCCGGTTCTTTCGCTCCCCGAGGCGGTGCTGCACGCGTATTATGGCCTCGGCAATGGCCAGCATATCTTCCGCGGGAACGAAGTCGGAAATCCGCTTCGCCAGGAACGGCTGCGAACCCAACCCTCCGCCGGCGAGAACGGCAAAGCCGGGCCGTCCCTCGCGCAAATGCGGGTAGAACGCAATGTCGTTGACGGGCCCTTGCACGCAATCATACGCACAACTCGAAAAGGAAATCTTGAACTTGCGCGGCAGCGTGATGTTCAGCGGGTGAAACAAGAAGTATTCGTTCAGGGCGAACACGTAAGGAATCACGTCGAACGGCTCATCGGGCAACAAGCCCGAATGAAAGCACCCCGTGATATTGCGGACACTATCCGCGCAGGCTCCTCGCGTACTGATCCCGACGGCGTGCAATCGCCGGTACATCGGCATCACGTTTTCGAGCGCCACCCAGTGAAGCTGGATGTCTTGGCGTGTGGTGACGTGCATAACGCCGCGGGCATACTCCTCTGCAATGCCGGCGATGACCTCAGCCTGCTCCGAAGTCAACACACCCGCAGGAAGTTTGATGCGTTGCATGTGACTCGTGTGATCCAGTTGATAGTACAACCCGTAGCTCAACCGGATTGGCCGAAACTCGTCGTCCGTTAGTTCACCGCGGCGATAGCGCTCGATGCGGGAAGCGTGAGCCTCTAGGGCTTCCTCCCGAAGTTGTTCGCTGGCACGCATGGATGGTTGCTCCTTTGATGACAACATCTACCTTGCAGGTCAACAATTACTTGCCCAGCCCAGTGGAATCAAGGCTTCGGCGCCATGAAAACCAAAAGCACCAAGCGGTCTGGCCCTGGATTGGCGACACTGTGCAAGGTTCCTGCTGGCGCAAAGACCGCTGTTCCTGCCCCCGCGGTCTGCTCCTCCGTACCCACTTGGAATCTCCCCTCCCCGGAGACAACGAAGTACACTTTGTCGGAGCCCTCGTGAACGTGGCCACCCTGGCTTTGGCCGGGTTCCAACCCGTACACGTCGCAAAACATACGGGGACTCTCGAAAAGGTTGACCTTACAGAGCTTGTCCGGACGAAATGCGACCGACTCCTCTACGCTAACCCAGTGCCTCATACATATTCTCCGACGCTCTCAAGCTCGTTGCGCACCGAACGCACCGCTCCGTTGCGACACGAGTCCGCCGATGCTAGCTGGACGCTGGCGTCGGTTCATCTGGGCCGACCACTTTTTTTGACTTCGGGGTATCTCACTTATGCCTTTGATTCCAGCAACGCAACTTCGAGCGGGAATGATCATCAAGCACCAGAACGATCTGTACCGGGTGTCCAATGTGGTGCACGTGACTCCGGGGAACTGGCGCGGCATGGTGCAAACCCGCCTGCGCAATCTTCGTTCCGGCGTGCAAATTGAGAACCGCTTCCGCTCGGAGGACCGGGTCGAACGAGTGACGCTAGAGCAGCACGAAATGGAGTTCCTCTACGAGTCCGACGGGCTTTATCACTTCATGAACACGGAAACCTTCGAGCAAATTGCTTTGGATCGTGAAGCACTCGGAGATGCCGTGCTATACCTAGCCCCCAACTTGCGTGTGCAAGTTGAATTTTACGAAGGCCAACCTATTGGCGTCAGCCTTCCGAAGACTGTCGACGTCCGCGTCACGGAAACCGAGCCTTCGTTAAAAGGTGCAACTGTTACCAACGTCTTGAAGCCTGCCAAGGTAGAAACTGGGGCGACGGTTCAGGTGCCCGGCTTCATTTCCGTCGGCGACGTCATCCGGGTAGACACGGAAACCGGAGAGTACGTATCGCGGGCCAAATGACCTAGGGCCTCGCCTCCTGCAAGCGGTTGCGCACCTCAGCGCTCGGGCGAAACTTCCTCCAGCTCCCGGTTGGCAGTTTCGGGCAAAAATGCCCAAACGATCAACGGTGCAACGGGTAGCGCCAGAACAAGAGCACTAATCGCAGCGGGGTGCGATCCGAGTTGACTGTACAGGTACCCCTCGACCCATAAACCCATCGCCCCACCCAGCGTGGTCACGACCTGTCTCACCCCGGATGCGGTGGAGCGATACGACGTCGGGAAAAGCTCTGCCCCAAGTGCGGCAAACAGCGGCGAGACAATTTGTAGCGACAACAACATGCCCCCGAACGCCAGTGGGATCCATGGTCCGGTCAGGTTGTAGAAGGCCAGCAGTGCGGTGGCGTTGGCGAGCATGGCCCCGATGAGCACACGCTTTCTCCCCCAACGGTCCCCCAACCAACCCGCCAACAGGTTACCCACCGGGGCCACAACACCCACTGTGAGGAACAACACAGTCACCTGTGCAGGTGCATACCCGTGGGTTTGCTGCAATGTCTTGGACACGAAGATCAAAGCAGCATCTAGTGTAAACGCTACCGGCAGCAGCGCCGCACACAGTGCGAGCAGGCGTCCTGGGTACATCCGGACGAGGTGCTTCACCGGTACCAGCGCGCTTCGCCAATTGCTTTCCACGGGCAAGTGATTTCGATAGGCAACGAACCGACGGGTTTCTTGCAAGGAGCGCCGAAACCAAGCGAGCAGCAACAGCGGCCCCGCTCCAAGGGCGTACAGTGCCCTCCAGCCGTACGGCAAAACCTCGACCAGGGCAAAGACCAGCGAGGCCAAACCGTGGCCGAGTGCACCGAACGCAGACAGGACCCCAATACTCCATCCCCGGTATCGAGCGCGAACTTCCTCCGCGATAACCACAACAGCGAGCATTCCCTCAGCGACAATGAACATGCGGGCAACGAATTGCAGGGCGGCAAACTGTCCCGCACTAGCGGAAAAAGCTGTGATAAAGGTCGCCAGAGTGAACCCCAGAATCGTCAGCAACAAGAGACGTCGCCGCCCCCACGAATCCGCTAACAGCGTGAACAACAACGCCGGCAACACCCCTAACCGTATGAGCGCGGTGAGTCCCCCGACGCGGTCTTCCGCTATGCCCAACCCCTCCTGAATCTGCGGCAGCGCTAGCCCGAGAATGGCGACATCGTAGCTGTCAATAAAGTTTGCGGTTCCAAGGACGGAAACCACTTTCCATTCGTAAGCTGTAAGCTGGCGGCGGCCCTCCCGTAAAATTCTCCACGGCGCAGCGAGCGCGGCCCAAATCCATGGCCCCTTGAAGGGGCCGCGCACCACTCTCCAGCGATTCATGCGCGACCTTTTCTATCCATGCGCAGCGCGAGTCTCCAGCTTTTCAATAAGCGCGTTGTATTCCGGGGTGTTCGCCATTAGTGTCATGCCGTGCGTAATCAGCTCCTCAGTTTGATGGTCCTCGCATCGCTGTTTTTGGCCACGCGAGGAACACTCGCCCATGGCGGCCGAGCCCCGTTCACCTTTTGGGGCGGTTTTACCCGCAGTGCGTTCCCTTGTCAGAAGGCGATCGCACGCGCAGCCCGCCTGTGCGCTGTACGGACGGTCGAACTCAGGCAGCGCTGCTCGCGCAACAGCGATTTGCCCACTTGTTCTCCTGACCAAGTCGAAGCACGACGGCGCACGATCGAATTACAATCGCTGGATCTGATCAGCGCTGCGTGCAACGATCGGGCTGCCGTCGAGGTAGGATTTCTTGGAACCATCGAAGCGCAATCCGACATTGCAACGGTTTGCAGCCGAGTCGACCGCGATCTGCGCGACTTTTTCGACCTTGCGGCCCGGGCAGCCTCCGACGATCGCACTTGCGCGAACACCGTGGCGGGTTCCCTCACGCAGATTCTGCGCACGGCCACAGATCTCTGGGTTCGCGCCTTCGACCGCATGGCCTTCAAAGTGCTCGCGCCGAGCCGAAAGAACTTGCTCGTCACCCGGACACGCCAGCGCATTTCTCTCGCAGCCGCCAAGCTGGCTCACACCGGCAATCAAAATTGTCGCGAGAGCTTTGTCCTGTCGACTTTTGGGGAGCCGCTCGAACAATTACTGTCTCGACCGGCACGGTTAGCAGAGTGTGTCACTGGAGCGGCATTTGTACAGGACGCCGTTCATTGCGATCCGAATCCGTGATGGCGCTTTTCGTCATTGCGAGCGCAGCCACGAAAGAAAACCGGCCACTCGGCGCACTCGGTTATTGAATGTGTCGGCGATCCACAACGAGCCATCCGGCCCCAACGCCGCACCAACCGGCCGACTGAGCTGCGCCGCAAGCGCTGGGCCACCATCGCCGTCGAAACCAGCCGCACCACGGCCAACTACAGTCCGGATCGTACCAGCAGGGTCAATCCACCGAATCACACTGTTCCCCGTGTCCACCACCAAAAGACCATCGGCACCGAGCAGTACAATGTCGTACGGACTGTTGAGTTGCGCACTCGCCGCCGGGCCGCCATCGCCGCCGTAGCCCCGGAATCCTGTGCCAGCGACCGTCGTGATCACGCCACTCGTATCCACCCGCCGCACGACGTGATTCTTGGTCTCGGTGAAGTAAATGTTGCCTGCCGTGTCCTCCCTTACCCGTGCTGGTCCGTTCAAGCGGGCCAAATTGGCAGGACCACCGTCACCCGAATACCCCCCGACTCCAGTTCCAGCGACGGTGTGAATGATGCCTTCCCCGTCCACATACCGAATCACCTGGGCATCCAGATCCGCAATGTAAAAACCTCCGCGCCGCGACGGACAAACGCCGAATGGCGTGGTCAAATGAGCGCGGCGTGCCGGAAGTCCATCGCCATCGTTACCCACCAGTTCCGACCCAGCCGCGATATACACTCGGCCATCGGAGTCAACCTGGAACACTGCCGGCACGTGATTTCCCGCCACGAACCATCGTCCTTGTTCGTCCACCTGCACTTCGCTTGCGTGGTGCAACGGCGTGTCCGCCGCTAAGCCGCCTTCGATCGGGAACGCCTCGATTCCCGTACCCATCACCGTACGCACGGTTCCGTCGAATTCGATCCGACGCAGGCGCAAATTGTTGGCGTCCACGATGAGCGGCCTTCCGTCCGCATCGAAGGTCACACTCCAAGGGAAGTACAGCGATGTCTCCGTGGCGGGCTTACCGTCGCCATCGAAGAGCGACCGGCCAGTTCCCGCTACGGTGCAAATCACTCCCGGTGTATCGCAGCTCTCGGTTCTGACCGGTGTCGGAGGCGGCTGAGGCGTAGGCGTCACTGTGGGTGTAGCGGGCACTGTGGGGCCCGAGTCGTCGTAGGCACCCTCGAGGATCCAAAGGCGCAAAAGTTCGATCTCCTCTGCCGGCAAAGGCTCTCGCCCTAAGGGCATGGGCTGCCCGAACCGAGGAGAGCGGCTGAGCTTTTCCAACAGGAAGCTGCCGTCCGGATTACCCGGAACAATTTCGCAGGCATTCAACGACTTCGCCCAGGCGCCCGGACCGAACACACCGGCGTACGTCCGTAAATCGTAACCCGACGACGGGAATGGCCCTCCGTGACATGCCACACTCAAGCAACCGCGCCGCTCGAAAATGGGTTGGACATCCCGCGAAAAACTGACTGTCGCACTGGCTGGAGGCGGGCCTTCGGGCGCAGGGCAGGGAGACAAATCCACTAGCTCCGAGCCAATCACTCGCGCTCCGCTATACGCCAGCATGCCAGCACCGAGGTTGACACTCAGATCACCACCCACCGCCCAAATACCCCCCTCGGGATCGATCCACACGGCGTGAAAGTCGCGAGACGTGTTCAACGTCGTGTCCGCCAACTCCCAGCCCTGCTCGCCTCGCAACGCGAGCGACGCCGCCACACCGACCGCCGCTGCCACGGGTGCACGGACGAACACCCCGTTCATCTGCGGCGTACCCGGCATTGCCCGATTCACGAACGAGCCGCCCTCCAGCTCCAACAACACGCCCTCAGCAAAGCCTCCCGAGGCGACAATCAGACTGCCGTCCCCATGGATCGTAAACAGCGGGCGGCGCGAATCCGAAGGAACGAGCTGCCATCGCACCCCGTCAAAATGAAGTACCGTTCCATTCCGGCCGACAGCGTACACATCGTCGTCTGCTTTGCCCCAAACTTTGTAGAGCGTGGGTACGCCCGCAGGGAACAAATCATCGAGATTCGCGGCACTCCACGTGACGCCGTCGAAACGCCAAATCACGCCGCCGCCACTTTCGTCATTCGGGTCACCGCCTACAGCAAAAATGTTGGCCGCACCTGTGCCCCAAACACCAAAGAGCGTAGGATTGCCCGGAGTTACCAGGCGCGTGAATTGCTTCGTCTCCAGATCGAAGCGTAGGACGAGCCCGCCCTCACCCACCATGTAATATGCTCCTTCGATCGGATCAGTGCTGATCCACCACAAGTCGCCTCGAGCTCCAGTATCGAGACGACGCCACCTTTGCCCGTCGTAGTGGAGCACGAAAGGACCGTATTCGTCTGTCTCCGGGTCGGCGCCAACCGCGTACACATTGTTCGGCGAGGTTCCTGTGATGGAAAGCAAGGCAGCGGGCAGACTGCGCAACACGAACTTCATGACGCCACGAGGCGGTCCCGCCTCCGTGCACATAAAATCCCGCGCCGCACACGCCGGCCGAGCATGGCAACCAATGCACGTCGCTTTCCCGTCGGCGATGATGCTGCCATCGCGCAGGATACGCTGCCAGCGCCAATCGCGGGCTTCCGCATCAAAGCCCG
This window harbors:
- a CDS encoding ser/threonine protein phosphatase — its product is MSALRKMKSLRAFIIGDLHGCSAELDVLLNEISATPDDTVVCLGDYIDRGPDARGVVERLLALERSGCRCVFLKGNHEDMFLDYLGQRGHFGDAFLFNGGESTLNSYGLQGRKGIGAWEALPAEHRAFFGALQLTFRWGDFLCVHAGFDPRRSLDQQHEEDMLWIRQEWIHATHDFGCTVVFGHTPMREPFLHWPYKIGIDTGLVYGNALTCLVVPEMRFLQVRRNGRAVTSWEPRQKLPVR
- a CDS encoding methylmalonyl Co-A mutase-associated GTPase MeaB, translating into MFVARGGVVEYKQLVAVMNVEKLVDQMLAGDRRALARLMTLVENGHPATNVILSRVHQRCGRAYVVGFTGPPGAGKSTLVDRFTGALRARGYSVGIVAVDPSSPFSGGAVLGDRIRMQAHYLDESVFIRSMSTRGSHGGLARATRQIVELLDAFGKDFILIETVGVGQTELDIMRIADTTVVVLVPEAGDTIQTMKAGLLEIADIFVVNKADREGANRIKTELETMLQLRPAQGWPVPVLLTKAVTGEGVNDLVEKVFEHRSWREKTGARARTNAAARQEEFLRALQEEVGRRLSAAAERGAFTEVFDRLRRGEVDPYRAALEVVERQDVLKQALQA
- a CDS encoding ferredoxin--nitrite reductase, which codes for MRASEQLREEALEAHASRIERYRRGELTDDEFRPIRLSYGLYYQLDHTSHMQRIKLPAGVLTSEQAEVIAGIAEEYARGVMHVTTRQDIQLHWVALENVMPMYRRLHAVGISTRGACADSVRNITGCFHSGLLPDEPFDVIPYVFALNEYFLFHPLNITLPRKFKISFSSCAYDCVQGPVNDIAFYPHLREGRPGFAVLAGGGLGSQPFLAKRISDFVPAEDMLAIAEAIIRVQHRLGERKNRKKARMKYVVQRLGLEQFRQEVEATFAQVQNEFGDRLRSELGEMLAAYPIRKPVHPPAELPTRRSGEFARWLETNVFVQKQAGYFGLTVQLPLGDLTSDQMRRLAALAREHGAGELRASNDQNLFLPWVPGDRVEQVWRSLVEMDLGAPDALHITDVVSCPGADYCSLAVGRSMGMAEVLRQELSEAGPLIRDLGVFRIRISGCPNACGQHHVGDIGLTGMSLPEADGQHRPYYSMLVGARLGEDGAAVGRRVVGKFPAGEVPKVVRAIAELFRSERQGAEPFADFVARVGVERINEVARLAAPGLR
- a CDS encoding cupin, whose translation is MRHWVSVEESVAFRPDKLCKVNLFESPRMFCDVYGLEPGQSQGGHVHEGSDKVYFVVSGEGRFQVGTEEQTAGAGTAVFAPAGTLHSVANPGPDRLVLLVFMAPKP
- the efp gene encoding elongation factor P — encoded protein: MIIKHQNDLYRVSNVVHVTPGNWRGMVQTRLRNLRSGVQIENRFRSEDRVERVTLEQHEMEFLYESDGLYHFMNTETFEQIALDREALGDAVLYLAPNLRVQVEFYEGQPIGVSLPKTVDVRVTETEPSLKGATVTNVLKPAKVETGATVQVPGFISVGDVIRVDTETGEYVSRAK
- a CDS encoding MFS transporter, encoding MNRWRVVRGPFKGPWIWAALAAPWRILREGRRQLTAYEWKVVSVLGTANFIDSYDVAILGLALPQIQEGLGIAEDRVGGLTALIRLGVLPALLFTLLADSWGRRRLLLLTILGFTLATFITAFSASAGQFAALQFVARMFIVAEGMLAVVVIAEEVRARYRGWSIGVLSAFGALGHGLASLVFALVEVLPYGWRALYALGAGPLLLLAWFRRSLQETRRFVAYRNHLPVESNWRSALVPVKHLVRMYPGRLLALCAALLPVAFTLDAALIFVSKTLQQTHGYAPAQVTVLFLTVGVVAPVGNLLAGWLGDRWGRKRVLIGAMLANATALLAFYNLTGPWIPLAFGGMLLSLQIVSPLFAALGAELFPTSYRSTASGVRQVVTTLGGAMGLWVEGYLYSQLGSHPAAISALVLALPVAPLIVWAFLPETANRELEEVSPER